A region of the Thermodesulfobacteriota bacterium genome:
CTTTTCCGCGAAGGGCAGGAGACTTTGGAGCGGCACGTACTCCCCGAAGGGCACCAGGTGGACCTTGTCCGTGACGCCCGCCGACTCGCCCCCGGGACCGAGCAAGAACGCGCTATTGAAGTACCGCTCCTGCCCGTCGGCGAGCTGGCGCCGAGGGGCGCCGAAGAGCAGGAAGGCTCCCGTCTCCCGGGCCGTCCTCCGCACCTCCTCGGCCAAGGGATCGCCCTCGTCGAAGCGGAAGGGCACGGCCGTCTCCGGCCAGATGATCAGATCTGCCCGCTCGGCTCCGGAACTGGCCGAGAGCTCCGTGTAGCGACCGATGGTCTCGCGCTGAAAGGCCGGGTCCCACTTCACCGCCTGTTCCACGTTCCCCTGGACCACCGCCACCCGGAGGGGCTGCCCGGCCCCCTCCGGCTCCCGGGCGAGCCGCCACGTGCCGTAGCCCCAGGTCAGGGCGAGGAGCGCCGCGAGGGCCCCGATCCCTCCCCACGGCAGGGGTCTTCGAGGGTGGCCGCGGGCCGCCCGGATGGCGTCGGCCGTCACCGCGTTGGCCAGGGCCAGGAGGAAGCTCAGACCGTAGGGCCCCGCGAGGTCGGCCGACTGGAGAAGCGCGAGGGAGCCCTGCTGGGAGTACCCGAGCAGGGCCCAGGGGAAGCCCGTCAGGAGGAACGAGCGGGCGTGCTCCGCGCCGACCCAGAGCACGGGAAACGCGAGCCACCGGGGCGCCCCGAGCCTCCCGTCGAGCCGGCACGTCGCCCAGGTGACCGCCCCCACGTACAGGGCCAGGTAGCCCGCGAGGAGGAGGTAGAGGAGCACCGACGGGGCCCAGGGCAGACCGCCGTAGCGGGTGAGCGGGTGGGTCACCCAGGAGAGGACCGCCGCGAAGCACACAAAACCCGCGACGATGCCGCTCCAAGAGGGCCGTTGCCCGGCCACGAGGAGCAGCGGCACCAGCCCCACCCAGGCCAGCGCCTCGACGGCGGGACGCGGAAAGGCGAGGGCCAGGAGGGCGCCCGAGGCGCCGGCCGCCACGAGCCACGGCATCCGGCAACCCGACTGCCGCTTCTCTCGCTCCTCGCCGAGCCGAGCACGTCGCAAGCGGCCGGAACCGGCGGACCGCGGTCGAGACCTACGGAGCAATGACCTTGACTCGACCCCGAGGGGCGTCGGGCAGGTATTCAACCGCAGAGGTCGTGGAGGGTCACCCCTCGGAACAGGTTCAGCATCTGGTCATGGATGTCCGCCCAGACGGGACCGGCGGGGCACCGCCCCGCAAAGGGGCACGCCTCGTCTGCCCCACCTGGGGTCCCGACACAGGGCACGAGCCGCATCGGGCCCTCCGTGATCGAGAGGATGTCGAACAGGGTGATTTCCGTGGCTGATCTCCGGAGCAGGTACCCGCCGTGCGGGCCGCGTCGGGTCTCGAGGATGCCACTGAAGTTCAACGCTGCCAGTATCTGCCCCAGGAATGGTTTGCTCCTCCCCAACCTCGCCGAGATCTCCCGAAGCTTGACCGGCCCCTCCGCTTGATGGGCCGCGATGTCGACGGCCGCTTGCAGTCCGTACATGGTTCGTCGCGTGACGTTCATCGGGTTCCCTCTTCAAACGTGCAAGGGGCAGGAGTGTCGATTCGTGCCCCGACTTCGGGGAAGACCGCTTCGCACGCTGTGGCGCGTCGCTCGGTCTTCGCCCGGGCAACTCGGGCCTACCGCGTCGGCTCATGCAGCCGGGGCGGCTCGGCCAGAACCGGTGACCAGGCAGCCGCCCCGAGGGTCGGGTCGTCGGCCCGATCGTGGATGCGGCCGGCCGGGTCGGCGGCACCCCAGAAATTCTCCCGGGCGTCCACTCCGGCTGATCCCTTCAGGTGGAGGGCGTCGCGGCCTGCCGCGCCGAGGCGATTTCGATGCAGGGTCACGGACGCGTCCTCTACGCTCACCAGGTCGAGACCGGCGTGCTCGATGGCGTTGCCTTCCACGGTGCCCTCCACCTGGCTGAGGGATATGGCATCCTCGGCAAACCCTTCCAGCCGGTTTCCTCGCAGGTGCACCCAGGAGCCGGGGTCCTTCATCCGCACCCCGTCGCGGCTCCCGGCGAGTCGGTTGCGCTCGAAGATCACCCGGCTCTCCTTGGCAAGAAATCCGCCCAGGGCGCTCCCTTCCAGGACGTTATCCGTGAACTCCAGCTCGGCTCGGAAGGCGTGGACACCGAAGAGGTTTCGGGAGAAGCGGTTGCCCGTGATCACGGCCCGGGAGTCGCGGAACCGGAGCGCCTGCTTGTTGTTGACGAAGACACAGGCCTCCACCCGGGCCCCTTCGCTCTCTTGGAACTGGAGAGCCCGCAGGTTGTCCGCGAAGGTGCAGCCCCGGGCGGCGAAGCGGGAAAAGTGGGCATGGAGCGCCTGGGTCCCGTGGCGGAACACGGTGTGCTCGAGCCGGTTGTCCGGGTCGTCCGAGGCGATCAGGCTCACCTTGTCCCAGTCCCCGGCGCGGGGTGTCGGCTCCGCCGACTCGAAGACCACCGGCGCCTCGGGTCGGCCGAGGCTGCGGATGCCCCCGAGCACGAGGAGCTCGCCCTCTCCCAGGCCGTCACCGTTGGTGTCGGTCTTGCGGAAGGCGACCCGGGTGCCGGGGGCCAGGGTGAGGACCGCCCCGGGGACCACGGTCACCCGTCCGGAGAGGATCACCCGGCCCTGCCACGTCTCGTCCGCCTCGACGGTGTAGCCGCCCAGGTACTCCGTCCGGGGCCCGATCGGCTCCGGGACTTGCATCAGCGTCACCTCCGGGGCCGCAGCCGGGAGCACCAGCCGCGGGGTGTCCCGTGCGCTTCGAACCGACACCCCGGGAAGAGCCTCGGGCCGGTCGCGGACGTCGAGCACGCCCACGCGGCACTCTACGATCTCGGACCCCTCGGCCGTGACAGCGGCCCCCGGGCCGAAAGCCAGCCCGTACTCCCCACCCTCGACGCGCGTTCGCTCGATGCGGCACTCGGCGCCGACGCACAACAGACCCGTCTCGGCGCCCCGGAGGATCGCTTCCCGCAGATGGACCCGGCTGCCGGGTGCGGCGACCAGGCCTCCCCACGGGCCGTCTCCCTCGAAGGTGACCGGCGCCTCCGGGGTCCCGAGCGCGGTCAGGGTCCCCTCCACGGCGAGTTCGGTCCCGGGGCTCCACTCCGCCGGTTCCACCTTGGCGCTCTCGGAGGGGGCGAACACGATCCGGGTCCCGGAGAGGATCGTGAGGACCACCCCGGGAGGGATCCGGAGGTCTTCCTCGACCCGGACCTCCCCGGACCAGGTGTGGTCCCCGGCGAGCGCGCCGCCGTAGCCGTGCGCCGCACGGGGAAGGAGCCCCAGGAGGAGCAGGGCAAGGCCCACCGGAACCGGAAGCCGCTTCACCCCCCGCCGCCCCCGTCCCGACGCGCGGCAGATCGCCCCGCAGCCCGGCACGCCTGCGGCTCCGCCAGTTGACGAAGCCCATCGAGAAGGAGGGCCCGCATCGCCGCTTCGTTCAACCGGTAGTACACGTTCTTGTGGGCTCGACGGGTCACGACCAGCCCGTCCTTCCGCAAACGGCGCAGGTGCTGGGACACAGCGCCCTGTGTGACGTCGAACCGCTGAACCAGCTGGGTGACACAGAACTCGCTGCCGCCGACGGCCAGCAGGATCCCGAGACGGATCGGATTCCCGAGGGTGCAGAAGCCGCGGGCCAGCTCTTCCACCGAGAGGCGGCCGAGGTCCACGCCGCCGCGCCCTGCGGCAAGGGGTTTGGCGGGAATCATCTCGTCTCGGTCCATCCGGTCCTCCACCGACCCAAGAACAGGGAAGTGCCTCACCGGCGGC
Encoded here:
- the lnt gene encoding apolipoprotein N-acyltransferase, with the protein product MPWLVAAGASGALLALAFPRPAVEALAWVGLVPLLLVAGQRPSWSGIVAGFVCFAAVLSWVTHPLTRYGGLPWAPSVLLYLLLAGYLALYVGAVTWATCRLDGRLGAPRWLAFPVLWVGAEHARSFLLTGFPWALLGYSQQGSLALLQSADLAGPYGLSFLLALANAVTADAIRAARGHPRRPLPWGGIGALAALLALTWGYGTWRLAREPEGAGQPLRVAVVQGNVEQAVKWDPAFQRETIGRYTELSASSGAERADLIIWPETAVPFRFDEGDPLAEEVRRTARETGAFLLFGAPRRQLADGQERYFNSAFLLGPGGESAGVTDKVHLVPFGEYVPLQSLLPFAEKLGAGAGDFSPGRAELLPAGDARLGVLVCFEAIFPALARDLAARGADLLVNLTNDAWFGDTAAPYQHLGMARFRAVENRVWLVRAANTGISALVDPAGRVVGSLPLFQAGRMDGVVRVGTSRSTGYQGWGGRFPAGCLALSLAGLAATVVVGRRPGPRLRLAPGP
- a CDS encoding Rrf2 family transcriptional regulator, which translates into the protein MNVTRRTMYGLQAAVDIAAHQAEGPVKLREISARLGRSKPFLGQILAALNFSGILETRRGPHGGYLLRRSATEITLFDILSITEGPMRLVPCVGTPGGADEACPFAGRCPAGPVWADIHDQMLNLFRGVTLHDLCG
- a CDS encoding right-handed parallel beta-helix repeat-containing protein, with the protein product MKRLPVPVGLALLLLGLLPRAAHGYGGALAGDHTWSGEVRVEEDLRIPPGVVLTILSGTRIVFAPSESAKVEPAEWSPGTELAVEGTLTALGTPEAPVTFEGDGPWGGLVAAPGSRVHLREAILRGAETGLLCVGAECRIERTRVEGGEYGLAFGPGAAVTAEGSEIVECRVGVLDVRDRPEALPGVSVRSARDTPRLVLPAAAPEVTLMQVPEPIGPRTEYLGGYTVEADETWQGRVILSGRVTVVPGAVLTLAPGTRVAFRKTDTNGDGLGEGELLVLGGIRSLGRPEAPVVFESAEPTPRAGDWDKVSLIASDDPDNRLEHTVFRHGTQALHAHFSRFAARGCTFADNLRALQFQESEGARVEACVFVNNKQALRFRDSRAVITGNRFSRNLFGVHAFRAELEFTDNVLEGSALGGFLAKESRVIFERNRLAGSRDGVRMKDPGSWVHLRGNRLEGFAEDAISLSQVEGTVEGNAIEHAGLDLVSVEDASVTLHRNRLGAAGRDALHLKGSAGVDARENFWGAADPAGRIHDRADDPTLGAAAWSPVLAEPPRLHEPTR
- a CDS encoding metalloregulator ArsR/SmtB family transcription factor, with amino-acid sequence MDRDEMIPAKPLAAGRGGVDLGRLSVEELARGFCTLGNPIRLGILLAVGGSEFCVTQLVQRFDVTQGAVSQHLRRLRKDGLVVTRRAHKNVYYRLNEAAMRALLLDGLRQLAEPQACRAAGRSAARRDGGGGG